The Eubacterium sp. MSJ-33 genomic sequence TCCTCGTAAACAGCAACCATCACATCACGTAACTTTGAATCCTGCTTATACTCCCATGCCGGGTATGCACCACTCTCCGTATACATTCCTCCCAAACGCTCACACAATGCTCGAATCTGTAAAGCAAGAAGATTCTTCTCACTGCCAACGCTGCTGCGCACAGAAAAGCCCATCTGCACTTCATCTTGTTTCATCGTGAGAATGCCAAGATTGAGTGACGTCTGTACCAGTCCCGGCATTGCATCACTCATCTTCTGCACACCGTTTGGAAGCAGAAAAAGCGCATCGATAATTGCATCGCCACTCGCACGGTTCATCGTCTCTACCACTGCCTCTGTGCATTCTTTCATCTTCAATGTCACATCCGGATCACTTACCTCATATTCATGGCTGATCGCGGCCTGCAGCGTCTGCACTGCCCGCTGTATGGCAGGCTGTTTTTCTGTTTCTGCGACAAATACTGCCTGTGCCGCACGTGGAATCGCATTATCCTTCTTGCCTCCATCGATTGACACAAGCCGGATATCTGCCACTGCCTGTATCGCTTTCAATGTTCTGCCAAGCACCTTGTTTGCATTTGCCCGCTGTTTAATAATCTCCATGCCGGAATGCCCACCGAGTAATCCATCCACGTCAAGCTGCATACATACCGGATGTGCCAGATCACAATTTTCCCACTGAACCGGCATATGGCAGACAGCCGTCATACCACCGGCACAACCAACCAGAAGCTGACCTTCGTCTTCAGAATCAAGATTCAGCATATACGACGCCTGCAGATCTTCTGTTGTGATTCCTGCCGCGCCAAGCATACCGATTTCCTCGTCGACCGTAATCACAACTTCAAGTGCCGGATGAGGAATATCATCGGCATCTAAGATTGCTAGCGCAAATGCAACTGCGATACCATCATCCCCGCCAAGGGTTGTCCGATCCGCATGGATTACATTTTCATCGAGCACCAGATCCAATCCCTGCGTATGAAAATCAATCTCCTTGTCATCCGTCTT encodes the following:
- a CDS encoding aminoacyl-histidine dipeptidase, with amino-acid sequence MAVLAQLEPKAVFRYFEEICGIPHGSSDTQAISDYLAAFAKKRNLYVRQDTLGNVIMKKPATRGYEDAPVVMIQGHMDMVCEKTDDKEIDFHTQGLDLVLDENVIHADRTTLGGDDGIAVAFALAILDADDIPHPALEVVITVDEEIGMLGAAGITTEDLQASYMLNLDSEDEGQLLVGCAGGMTAVCHMPVQWENCDLAHPVCMQLDVDGLLGGHSGMEIIKQRANANKVLGRTLKAIQAVADIRLVSIDGGKKDNAIPRAAQAVFVAETEKQPAIQRAVQTLQAAISHEYEVSDPDVTLKMKECTEAVVETMNRASGDAIIDALFLLPNGVQKMSDAMPGLVQTSLNLGILTMKQDEVQMGFSVRSSVGSEKNLLALQIRALCERLGGMYTESGAYPAWEYKQDSKLRDVMVAVYEELYGEKPKLDVIHAGVECGLFMDKMKDLDCVSYGPQMYDIHTPNERLHVDSVQRTWEYTLEILKRLK